DNA from Metabacillus flavus:
CCCTTTTTGCCTGGGCGATTACTTCTCCCCTCAAATCATCATAATTGGCAATTTGCTTTAAGGGCACCATTCCCTCAGAGGATAGCGCTTCTTCAAACATGGGATCGAAATAAACAATGTCAAAGGAACGGTCCCCGCACGTTTGGAGGAATTCCAGGTGATCGGCATAAACCACCTCCACTCTTTTCATCGCTTTTGAAATTTCATCATTCCCAGCATCCCACTTCTTCAGTCCCTCGCCTACAATCAGCGCCATTTCTTTGTTGCCTTCAATCCCGCAGACCTTTCCTTCTTCTCCAGCCGCATAGGCGGCGACAATGCTGTCTGATGCCAATCCCAGCGTACAATCTAATATGGTTTTTCCTTTTTCGATCCCGGCTGCGTCTACAAATGGATCATGCTCTCCGTCAAGCAGTCTTTTAATCCGGAACATAGCGGAATTCGGATGGAAAAAGAACGGCTTTTCGTCCGGTGCACTGTAAAGTTCCATTCTCTCGGTGCCTATTACAAGTACCGCTTCACCTTTTTGCAGCAGGGAAGTAATCGACTTCTTGTTTCTTGGAACATACTGGCTGTTCATAGAATGTGCAAGTGCTTTTGCAGCCGTTTCTGCTTCTTTAAAATTTTTCATAACAGTAGTAATAATCACGTCTTCAACGTCCTTTA
Protein-coding regions in this window:
- a CDS encoding class I SAM-dependent methyltransferase → MIITTVMKNFKEAETAAKALAHSMNSQYVPRNKKSITSLLQKGEAVLVIGTERMELYSAPDEKPFFFHPNSAMFRIKRLLDGEHDPFVDAAGIEKGKTILDCTLGLASDSIVAAYAAGEEGKVCGIEGNKEMALIVGEGLKKWDAGNDEISKAMKRVEVVYADHLEFLQTCGDRSFDIVYFDPMFEEALSSEGMVPLKQIANYDDLRGEVIAQAKRVAKERVVLKDHWTSGRFEKWGFSQIKRRSASFHFGVIEKGD